Part of the Sulfuricella denitrificans skB26 genome is shown below.
TCGGGATGGGACAACTGGCGGCGCGGCAATGTCGATCTCAAGGTGGCGGCGATGTTTGGCTTCTTTGGCGTGATCGGCACCTATGGCGGCGCCCGTCTCGGGGTTTACACACCAGTTCAGGTGCAGCTTACCTTGTTCGCTTTAGTGATGTATGCCGCTGCCTGGAAGATGCTGCAAAGAAAAAAGCAGCCGGTAAGTCAGCTGGCAACAGCAGGTGGGCCACAATTATCTGAAGATGAGGTTATATCTGCGCACATGGGACATATTGCCGCACACGGCGTCGGCGTCGGTGTGCTGACCGGGTTGGTAGGCGTAGGAGGTGGATTCCTGATCGTACCGGCGCTGGTGCTGCTGTCCGGCATCCCGATGAAGCTCGCCATCGGCACCTCGCTCGTCATCGTTGCCGCCAAGTCCTATTCCGGTTTTGCTGGTTATGTCGCGGCGGTGCCGGTGGATTGGTCGATCATGGGTTCGTTTACCTTGGTGACGGTAGCCGGCAGTTTCGTTGGCACACGCATTGCACACCGCTTCTCGCAAGAGACCTTGAAGCGCAGCTTCGGCGTGTTCCTGATATTTGTTGCGACCTACATCATGCTCAAGAGTGTACTTTAACGAAGTAATTATTCCGGGAGAGCGAAATGAAGAAACTGATCGTGTTTTTACTGTTTATGCCACTGAGTGCGATAGCCGCGTCCTTGCCGGACGATGCTGGTGATTACATCCGAGAGGTACAAAACCTGGTCAAGACAGAACAGGTGGTTGTCAGGAATGGCAATGGCTCAGAAACACAGAGTGTTGGGTTGTTGATTTCGGCAAAAGAAATGTTTATCAGTTCGAGCGAGCTGACGGAAGGCGGCAGGCGCGCATTGGAGAAATCAGGTCGTTTTGCCAAGCAGACAAATGGAAGATTGACAATCCTGATGCCAGACGAACAAGAGCATCAGAATTTCCACCAGAGGGGTTACTCGCTGCATGGAGGCGAGGTCAAGCGCAATGCCTTTATTGGTCCTTATGTTTACATAGTCATCGCCAAAAAATAACTGGGGCACGAATTGTGGTAAACATTTAGCCCGGCAGTGCTGTGCCAAGATGAATGCAAGGCACTCCGGTTTTCCCCTGAAATTACTTTTACGAAAGCTTAGCCATGCCGCAACCGATCAAGGTTCATTCCCAACATCCGCCCGGGGGGCGCTGCACGCTATACGCTCTTTATGCCGAAGAGCTGTCGTTCTGTCTTGGCCTGGACCGGCGCGTTGTTCATACTGACCGCCGCGACGCGCATGGCGAGGGCTTTCCCGCGCTGCTGGTAAAGGGGGTGGCGCTACAGCCATCGGATGGCGTAATCCTGTCACCGGAAGATATCTGCGCCGCGCTGGCGAGCGCCGGGCTGGATTTGAGTGCCGTACCGGACTTGGCCGCGAGATTGGAAGCCATTCAGGAACGCTTTCTCGAGGGGGTTGAATGTAACGACAAATCCGAGGGGCTTTCCACCCGCTGCATCCATGCCGGGGAAATCAAGGATGCCCACGGCTCGCCGCATACGCCGATCTACACAACCACCACGTTCAAGTTCGATTCCACCGCCGACCTGCTCGACGTGGTGGAGGGTCGCAAGGCGGGCAGCCTGTATACTCGCTACGGTCTGAACCCCACCCTCTTCAGCCTGGAAGAAAAGCTGGCTGCTCTGGAAGGAGCAGAAGCGGCTTGGGTCTTTTCTTCCGGCATGGCGGCGGAAGCTTCGTTATTTTTTGCCCATGGTCGTAAGGGCGTGGTCTGCATCGGGGATGCCTACGGCGGCACCATGGAGCTTCTTTCCAGCCAGTTGCCGGAACTCGGCATCCCCACTTATTTTCTTCTCGGCAGCGAGCTGGACGGGTTAAAGACCTATCTGGAAGCGGGCGCAAGCCTGGTGTTTTTCGAAACGCCCACTAATCCCACCCTGGAAGTGCTGGACATCCGGAAAATCTGTGCTATCGCCCACGAGCATGGCGCCCTGGTCGCGGTGGACAATACTTTTGCCTCGCCGGTGAATCAGAGCCCGCTTGCTCTGGGTGCGGATTTCGTGGTTCACAGCGCCACCAAGTATCTCGGCGGCCATAGCGACATTACCGCTGGCGCCTTGATGGGATCAAAACACCTTTTGGCCTCGGTGTGGGGCTGGCGCAAAAACCTGGGTCAGATGCCCGCGCCTGAAACCGCATCGCTTTTGGCGCGCAGCCTGCGCACCCTGGTCGTGCGGGTGGAGCGGCAAAACGCCACGGCGCAAGTCGTGGCCAAAGTCATGTCGCGCCATCCCAAGGTGGCGCGGGTGCTTTATCCCGGTTTGCCAGATTTCCCCGGCCATGGCGTGGCCAGGTCCCAGATGCAGGGTTTTGGGGGCATGCTGACGATCGAGGTCAAAGGCGCTTATGAAGATGCGGTGCGGGCGGTGGACAAGCTCAAGTTGTTCGCCATCGCGCCCAGTCTGGGTGGTGTGGAGAGTCTCGTCACCATGCCGGTGACGACGACCCACCATGGCCTGGCGACTGAAGAACGAGTGCGGCGCGGCATTTCTGATACCATGATCAGGCTCTCCATCGGCCTGGAAGACGCCGCCGACCTGATCGCCGACCTGGAGCAGGCGTTCGGATGAGTTTCTGAAAAAACACCTACGCTTAACGGAGCTTACTGACGATGTGCGAGCTTTTTGGGATGTCTGCCAGCCAAGCCATGACAGCAAGAGGCGCACTCTGTGATTTCCGTCTGCGTGGCGGACTGGCGGCGGACAACCCTGACGGATGGGGACTCGCCTGGTGGGAGAGTGGTGTTTTTCGTCTTGCCAAGGAGCCGCTGCCGGCACACCAGAGCGTGCCGTTCGCACTTTTGTGCGAAACCACGCGCTCGAACCTGATTGTCGCTCATGTGCGCAAAGCCCGGTTTCCGCCTGTCAACACCATGGACAATACGCATCCATTCCAGCGGGTGTGTTGCGGGAAAGAATGGGTGTTTGCCCACAATGGGCTGGTGCCCGATATCGTGGAGATAGAGCGCGCAAATAACAGTTCGGTCTGTCACCCGACAGGAGAGACCGATTCGGAGTATGCCTTTTGCCACCTCCTGAGCCATATCTCCCAGAACATTCTGGCATCCCCTGCCGCGAATGCAAACTTCTCGTTCCCCATCGTGGCGATGATCAGTGAATTGATCGCCTCGCACGGCCAGTTCAATTTCCTTATGTCGGACGGGGAGCATCTGATCGCATACGGCCATGACAGGCTCCACTATCTGGAACAGGGAGGCTCGGATTCCTTGGGCGGCGCCACTGCCGATAAAGTCATGATCGCCACTGAGCCTTTATCTGGTGATGGCATCTGGATCGCTTTCGAGCCGGGGGAGCTGCGAATTTACCGACTCGGCAAAATAGTGGGGCAAATCCTGACTCGGCCATCCAGCCTGATTGTCGATCTGGAGGAGTTGCCCGCATGAATGCTCCAGTTTATCTCGACTACAATGCCACCACCCCGGTGGCGCCGGAGGTGGCGGACGCCATCGAGCCTTATCTGCGCGAACACTTCGGCAACCCGTCTTCAAGTCACATTTACGGACTGAGGGCGAAAGCAGCGGTGGCGCAGGCAAGAGGGGAAGTGGCGGCGCTGATCGGAGCCAGGCCGGAGGAAATCGTCTTCACCGGCTGCGCCACCGAGGCTAACAATCTGGCTATCCAGGGTGCTGCGCGGGCGCTATCCGGAACGAAAAGACACCTCATCACCAGCGCCATCGAGCATCCCTCGGTGATGCAGCCCTTCCTCAAGCTGCGCGAAGAAGGCTGGGAAGTGACGATCCTGCCGGTGGACAGAAATGGTCGGGTCTCTCCAATTGCGGTGGAGCGGGCCATAAGGCCTGACACAGCCCTGGTTTCCATCATGCACGCCAACAATGAAGTGGGCACCATTCAGCCCATCGAGGAGATCGCGCAGATAACGCGGCCCAAAGGCATTTTGCTGCATACCGATGCCGCCCAGTCTGCTGGCAAGATACAGGTCATTGCACAAAAACTCGGTGTTGACCTGCTGACGCTGGCCGGGCACAAATTCTATGCCCCCAAAGGCGTGGGAGCGCTTTATGTCCGCATGGGTACGCCGCTGACCCCGTTGCAGGTGGGGGCCAACCATGAACATGGCTTGCGGCCGGGAACTGAAAATGTGCCCTTCATCGTCGGCTTAGGCGCTGCGGCAAAACTTTCTCGCAAGCGGTTACTCAAGGCCCAAGCCCATTTAAAAACACGGCGCGACCAACTGCATGCGCATCTGCAAGCAGAAATTCCGCGTCTCGCCCTGAATGGCCACGCTGAGGAGCGTCTGCCCAATACCCTGAATGTTTCATTTCCAGGTGTGAGCGGCCACAAGCTGCTGGAAGCGGTTGCGCTAGACTTGGCTGCCTCTACCGGCTCCGCCTGTCATTCCGGAGACCATGCCGTGAGCGGCGTGCTGGGGGCGATGAAAGTCAGCACCGCACGGGCTATTGGCGCGGTGCGCCTGTCGGTCGGAATCTATACCACACCGGCCGATATCGACCGGGCGGGAATGGCGTTGATTGCCGCCTGGAAGGTGCTGCGTGCCTGATGG
Proteins encoded:
- a CDS encoding sulfite exporter TauE/SafE family protein — translated: MIIIVIFAGAITGIVLGLFGSGGSIIAMPALMYLLNVEAKSAIAMSMGIVAVTATISGWDNWRRGNVDLKVAAMFGFFGVIGTYGGARLGVYTPVQVQLTLFALVMYAAAWKMLQRKKQPVSQLATAGGPQLSEDEVISAHMGHIAAHGVGVGVLTGLVGVGGGFLIVPALVLLSGIPMKLAIGTSLVIVAAKSYSGFAGYVAAVPVDWSIMGSFTLVTVAGSFVGTRIAHRFSQETLKRSFGVFLIFVATYIMLKSVL
- a CDS encoding trans-sulfuration enzyme family protein; this translates as MPQPIKVHSQHPPGGRCTLYALYAEELSFCLGLDRRVVHTDRRDAHGEGFPALLVKGVALQPSDGVILSPEDICAALASAGLDLSAVPDLAARLEAIQERFLEGVECNDKSEGLSTRCIHAGEIKDAHGSPHTPIYTTTTFKFDSTADLLDVVEGRKAGSLYTRYGLNPTLFSLEEKLAALEGAEAAWVFSSGMAAEASLFFAHGRKGVVCIGDAYGGTMELLSSQLPELGIPTYFLLGSELDGLKTYLEAGASLVFFETPTNPTLEVLDIRKICAIAHEHGALVAVDNTFASPVNQSPLALGADFVVHSATKYLGGHSDITAGALMGSKHLLASVWGWRKNLGQMPAPETASLLARSLRTLVVRVERQNATAQVVAKVMSRHPKVARVLYPGLPDFPGHGVARSQMQGFGGMLTIEVKGAYEDAVRAVDKLKLFAIAPSLGGVESLVTMPVTTTHHGLATEERVRRGISDTMIRLSIGLEDAADLIADLEQAFG
- a CDS encoding class II glutamine amidotransferase, translating into MCELFGMSASQAMTARGALCDFRLRGGLAADNPDGWGLAWWESGVFRLAKEPLPAHQSVPFALLCETTRSNLIVAHVRKARFPPVNTMDNTHPFQRVCCGKEWVFAHNGLVPDIVEIERANNSSVCHPTGETDSEYAFCHLLSHISQNILASPAANANFSFPIVAMISELIASHGQFNFLMSDGEHLIAYGHDRLHYLEQGGSDSLGGATADKVMIATEPLSGDGIWIAFEPGELRIYRLGKIVGQILTRPSSLIVDLEELPA
- a CDS encoding cysteine desulfurase family protein, with protein sequence MNAPVYLDYNATTPVAPEVADAIEPYLREHFGNPSSSHIYGLRAKAAVAQARGEVAALIGARPEEIVFTGCATEANNLAIQGAARALSGTKRHLITSAIEHPSVMQPFLKLREEGWEVTILPVDRNGRVSPIAVERAIRPDTALVSIMHANNEVGTIQPIEEIAQITRPKGILLHTDAAQSAGKIQVIAQKLGVDLLTLAGHKFYAPKGVGALYVRMGTPLTPLQVGANHEHGLRPGTENVPFIVGLGAAAKLSRKRLLKAQAHLKTRRDQLHAHLQAEIPRLALNGHAEERLPNTLNVSFPGVSGHKLLEAVALDLAASTGSACHSGDHAVSGVLGAMKVSTARAIGAVRLSVGIYTTPADIDRAGMALIAAWKVLRA